The Desulfuromonas acetexigens genome has a segment encoding these proteins:
- a CDS encoding pilus assembly PilX N-terminal domain-containing protein: MNDRLQTNEKGFVLISAMLFLIILTTIGILATNMTTVELQISANDRITREDFYNQEMGLTIAKINYQDWMTSEFVKDSTTAAYFPESGTLSTDANGNGIDDRSEITNSAGEVIAIYKARKIDSPAAIISTWEDADKFGSAANHPANQIPVLEHKTDASKVPGSGYGAGNVLRRYALTAYSPRNDRNVILQEGLIRAFPQ, encoded by the coding sequence ATGAACGACCGTCTACAAACCAACGAAAAAGGCTTTGTACTGATCAGCGCCATGCTGTTTCTGATCATCCTGACCACGATTGGCATTCTAGCCACCAACATGACCACGGTGGAATTGCAGATTTCCGCCAATGACCGCATCACTAGAGAAGACTTTTACAACCAGGAAATGGGCTTGACGATTGCAAAAATAAATTACCAAGATTGGATGACCAGTGAGTTTGTTAAAGACAGTACAACGGCCGCTTATTTCCCAGAATCCGGCACCCTGAGTACAGATGCTAACGGAAACGGCATTGATGATCGCAGTGAAATCACCAACAGCGCTGGGGAGGTTATCGCCATCTACAAAGCTCGTAAAATTGACTCTCCAGCAGCAATTATAAGCACGTGGGAAGATGCGGACAAATTTGGCAGTGCAGCCAATCATCCGGCAAATCAGATTCCGGTACTTGAACATAAAACCGACGCATCCAAAGTTCCTGGAAGCGGCTACGGAGCAGGTAATGTGTTAAGGCGCTATGCTTTAACCGCTTATTCACCCAGAAACGATCGTAATGTCATTCTTCAAGAGGGCCTGATTCGCGCATTTCCACAATAA
- a CDS encoding prepilin-type N-terminal cleavage/methylation domain-containing protein, with the protein MKNKPLISHMEQRGFTLVEVLIALAISGLLLTAVYAAFQSQQKSYLTQDQVAEVQQNIRAGISSLIQELRMAGYDPYRSGNVGITDAQATSITFTQVADDDGIDNDNADNDDESSTGADEVGELKSVTFELYDAYDDGDTDIGRQVGNDSNTKRAIAENIDQLEFRYLDEDGEVTANERDIRSVQLSVLARADRPDMQFTNTQTYTTASGAVWGPYNDNFRRRFQIITVQCRNME; encoded by the coding sequence ATGAAGAATAAACCCTTAATTTCGCACATGGAACAACGCGGCTTCACTCTGGTTGAAGTTCTTATCGCTCTGGCCATATCCGGCCTGTTGCTGACAGCAGTTTATGCGGCCTTCCAGTCGCAGCAGAAGAGCTACCTGACCCAAGACCAGGTTGCGGAAGTTCAGCAAAATATTCGCGCCGGAATAAGCTCGCTGATTCAGGAACTACGTATGGCGGGATATGATCCGTACAGATCAGGCAACGTTGGCATTACGGATGCCCAAGCGACAAGTATAACCTTTACCCAGGTCGCCGATGATGATGGCATTGATAATGACAACGCAGATAATGATGATGAAAGTTCGACGGGTGCGGATGAGGTCGGTGAGTTGAAAAGTGTAACCTTCGAACTCTACGATGCCTACGACGATGGTGATACCGATATTGGCCGACAAGTCGGCAACGACTCTAATACAAAACGAGCCATTGCCGAAAATATCGATCAACTGGAATTTCGGTATTTAGACGAAGATGGCGAGGTAACTGCGAATGAGCGCGACATCCGCAGTGTCCAGCTTTCAGTGTTGGCCCGCGCAGATCGGCCTGACATGCAGTTCACCAATACCCAAACCTATACCACGGCATCCGGCGCCGTCTGGGGGCCATACAACGACAACTTCCGCCGACGCTTCCAAATCATCACGGTGCAATGCCGCAACATGGAGTGA
- a CDS encoding GspH/FimT family pseudopilin, whose product MKQHNRQAGFTLMELIIVVAIIAISAAIAIPGIMNWLPNYRLSGAARELFSNMQKAKSEAVKRNTSVGIAFTTVVFPATGGGYTVFIDDGEGGGTPANAVQDGGERLLFQVTMPPKCSLVTATFGGIASAGYNSQGLPLGGRIGHAVIRNDRSRWFRMDFSTSGYPKIRRSSTGVDGSWQ is encoded by the coding sequence ATGAAACAACACAACCGACAGGCCGGGTTCACGCTGATGGAACTGATCATCGTGGTCGCCATTATCGCCATCAGCGCAGCCATCGCCATTCCTGGCATCATGAACTGGCTGCCGAACTACCGGTTGAGTGGCGCCGCGCGCGAACTATTTTCCAACATGCAGAAAGCAAAATCTGAGGCCGTCAAACGCAACACCAGTGTCGGCATCGCATTCACCACCGTTGTGTTTCCGGCTACGGGCGGCGGCTACACCGTTTTTATCGATGACGGTGAAGGTGGAGGCACCCCCGCTAATGCCGTTCAAGACGGCGGTGAACGATTGCTGTTCCAAGTCACCATGCCGCCCAAATGCTCGCTGGTTACTGCAACCTTTGGTGGCATTGCAAGCGCGGGCTACAACTCCCAAGGTCTTCCTTTAGGGGGAAGGATTGGCCATGCCGTCATAAGAAACGACAGGTCACGCTGGTTCAGAATGGATTTTTCGACCTCTGGCTATCCCAAAATTAGACGAAGTTCCACAGGGGTTGACGGCAGCTGGCAATAA
- the ltrA gene encoding group II intron reverse transcriptase/maturase codes for MAKIYYSLYDRMLNESGLLQAFAKVKSNKGAPGIDGQTIADFAEQLSEEIAQLASELRTKSYRPQPVRRVEIPKDGGGIRLLGIPAVRDRVVQQALLNILQPIFDPEFHPSSYGYRPGRSPQQAIAKASLFIRRYELKWVVDMDLSRCFDTLNHALILKSFRRRIADGSILDLLRMFLQSGVMTGEGWQASEDGSPQGGVISPLVANVYLDAFDQFMKGRGHRIVRYADDILILTRSKSAAHNALTVAGNYLEGELLLTVNEQKSSIVHSFKGVNYLGVTIHTGYTRIKREKVRELKDKVKGITRRNSPVNLEKVIADLNPVIRGFANYFRVANCQEEFRVLMQWIRRRLRAKQMSRPKRLHRRLRQLGYQGEFMAIKMSSWRNSAGNLAHYAIPNMYLQELGLFEMSSVQTGYLPQTY; via the coding sequence ATGGCGAAGATTTACTACAGTCTCTACGACCGCATGCTGAACGAAAGTGGACTGCTTCAGGCATTTGCCAAGGTGAAATCCAACAAAGGGGCTCCCGGCATCGACGGGCAGACCATCGCGGATTTTGCCGAACAACTGTCTGAAGAGATCGCCCAACTTGCAAGCGAATTGCGGACCAAGAGTTATCGTCCCCAACCGGTCAGACGGGTCGAAATCCCGAAAGACGGCGGCGGGATTCGGTTGCTCGGCATTCCCGCAGTCCGTGACCGGGTTGTACAACAAGCCCTGCTGAACATTCTGCAGCCGATATTTGACCCGGAATTTCATCCATCAAGCTACGGCTACCGGCCAGGGCGAAGCCCGCAACAGGCCATCGCCAAGGCCAGCCTGTTCATCCGGCGTTACGAGCTCAAATGGGTGGTGGACATGGATCTGTCGCGGTGTTTCGACACCCTGAACCATGCCCTCATCCTCAAGAGCTTTCGCCGGAGGATTGCCGATGGAAGCATTCTGGATCTGCTGCGGATGTTTTTGCAGAGCGGGGTGATGACCGGAGAAGGTTGGCAGGCGAGCGAGGACGGCAGCCCCCAAGGTGGGGTCATCAGTCCTCTTGTCGCCAATGTCTACCTTGATGCTTTCGACCAGTTCATGAAGGGTCGCGGGCATCGTATCGTCCGTTATGCGGACGATATTCTGATCCTCACCCGCTCAAAGAGCGCAGCGCACAATGCCCTCACTGTGGCCGGAAACTACCTGGAAGGGGAGCTTCTCCTCACCGTCAACGAGCAGAAAAGCAGTATCGTTCATAGCTTCAAGGGCGTGAATTACCTTGGGGTTACGATCCATACCGGCTACACCCGGATCAAGAGAGAGAAGGTTCGGGAGCTCAAGGACAAGGTGAAGGGAATCACCCGGCGCAACTCACCGGTGAATCTGGAGAAGGTCATCGCCGACCTGAATCCGGTCATTCGGGGATTCGCCAATTACTTCCGCGTAGCGAACTGCCAGGAGGAGTTCAGGGTGCTGATGCAGTGGATCAGGAGGCGCCTGCGCGCCAAGCAGATGAGTAGGCCCAAACGGCTTCACCGCAGGCTGAGACAACTTGGTTACCAGGGGGAGTTCATGGCGATAAAAATGAGTTCCTGGCGAAACTCTGCCGGCAACCTGGCCCATTACGCCATTCCCAACATGTACCTACAGGAATTGGGTCTTTTTGAGATGAGTTCAGTGCAAACCGGGTACCTGCCTCAGACGTACTGA
- a CDS encoding pilus assembly protein yields MKLSRFLFLVSLLLMALTAQADDIDIYGVSGIGEGLKPNVLIILDNSGSMDENDVPGEPYDPNVTYSGNYETNRVYEKDGKSWDFYFSDIDSANWTCEPARTQLKTTGSWKGKLRLKKGIVTCTNSGSAHDYRLGNYRNFLASGGAYRIRMEVAKEVVANLIYQNHEKVNFGLMAFNTGGNADNGGYIVAKCGAELQTLIGSYTPGTSVMLDKEQNDFGAVGTLYSTTWTPLSETMAEAGLYFAGKQSWFNGTSTGSSYPLGKYSYSCTQDNDGCQNYNASSPIEFRCQKNYIILVTDGEPTHDDDKLDILNYIINQHLTESGTDGNNSYLDDVAEFLNANDLLPELGSAGDFPDQTVTTYTVGFQTDQDLLESTASRGGGEYYTATSAAELGESLTNIIDTIGQLNEMFTASTVPVSTADGVFSGNHIYLGLFQPTNQSNWLGNLKKFGLSDDGAILDKFGNPAANDKGTIFDSATSYWCTAADGPNVAAGGAGELLRDRATERVLYTYTGSNSALNHSSNMFTATNTVLTAATDADPPGLGLSLDDINAVHRGVAEDWPLGSLLHFQPLVEHYDIDNDGAYDGSGDKSVIFVGGNDGLLHCFDDSTGEELWGFIPPDLLSNINLLSSADDLLYFVDGNASLYHYDDDGSANTPDKKLLIFGQRRGGFSYTTLDVTNHSAPLYKYSIDADHLGSGQEVLGQSWAEPQPCRMGYMDNSTYKTKDVFFLSGGYDINQDKEGEEKATEDSIGRAVFAIDAQTGALFSNCLFSHSNYASMTHSIIDAAAYPSPYTGTSTRIYAGDLNGNLFAFRDDIFHRNRDASKSADFEGKYDGQEDGNWEQKLKLYSAPGKKIWYAPEITYEYYPVNFTYPANETGGSSEEIRTEYRVGDFVFFGTGDRSRPNETGTVNVFYAIKNNWQWPDNSPTIIEAYVDKNDNGTVKAKSDNHIITDEEYFILDVTDNRIHDQQVDEQVRIDFNNFVKTALKKPNNRGWFLRLIEKNGSSVGEKLVSSPLIFSGIVLFTTFVPESNADGSCDAGNDPCASPGSSGTGYLYALDYLTGADAFNLVEERRLPLAKSGIPPAPTLIVTEEGPIVLVGTQGPSDDDEDDDIDPWPDLKKNVVERFFWRQLNLN; encoded by the coding sequence ATGAAACTCTCACGATTCTTATTTCTGGTCAGTCTGCTGCTGATGGCTCTTACCGCCCAAGCAGACGATATCGACATCTACGGGGTTTCCGGCATTGGTGAGGGCCTCAAGCCCAACGTGCTGATTATCCTGGACAATTCAGGCAGCATGGACGAAAACGACGTTCCAGGAGAACCTTACGATCCCAATGTAACCTATTCAGGGAACTATGAAACCAACCGGGTTTATGAAAAGGATGGAAAAAGTTGGGATTTCTATTTTTCCGATATTGACTCGGCGAACTGGACCTGTGAACCCGCTCGTACACAACTTAAAACCACAGGTTCCTGGAAAGGAAAGCTCCGCCTAAAAAAAGGAATTGTTACATGCACAAACTCGGGCTCAGCCCATGATTACCGGCTTGGTAATTATCGCAACTTTTTGGCATCAGGCGGTGCTTATCGTATCCGCATGGAAGTGGCCAAAGAGGTAGTCGCCAATCTGATTTATCAAAACCATGAAAAAGTTAATTTTGGTCTGATGGCATTCAATACAGGGGGCAACGCCGATAATGGCGGCTACATCGTGGCTAAATGCGGTGCAGAGTTGCAGACCCTGATCGGTTCATATACTCCCGGAACCTCCGTCATGCTTGATAAGGAACAGAATGATTTTGGCGCGGTCGGAACTCTTTATTCCACAACCTGGACACCGTTATCTGAAACCATGGCAGAAGCGGGTCTCTACTTCGCCGGAAAACAAAGTTGGTTCAATGGAACATCTACCGGCAGCAGCTATCCCCTTGGGAAATACAGCTATTCCTGTACACAAGACAATGATGGTTGTCAAAACTACAACGCGAGCAGTCCCATCGAATTTCGATGTCAGAAAAATTATATTATTTTGGTTACCGATGGAGAGCCAACGCACGATGATGACAAACTTGACATCTTAAACTACATTATCAACCAGCACTTGACTGAAAGTGGAACTGATGGTAACAACAGCTATTTGGATGATGTCGCCGAATTTTTAAATGCCAACGATCTTCTACCAGAACTCGGTTCAGCTGGAGATTTCCCCGATCAGACAGTTACAACCTACACGGTTGGCTTTCAGACAGACCAGGATCTTCTGGAAAGCACCGCCAGCCGTGGTGGCGGCGAGTACTATACCGCCACCAGCGCCGCTGAACTGGGAGAATCGCTGACCAATATCATCGATACCATTGGTCAGCTTAATGAAATGTTTACGGCCTCCACGGTGCCCGTAAGCACTGCGGACGGCGTATTTTCAGGAAATCACATCTATCTTGGCCTGTTTCAACCCACCAATCAGAGCAACTGGCTTGGAAATCTGAAAAAATTTGGCCTTTCCGATGACGGTGCCATTTTGGACAAGTTTGGTAATCCGGCAGCCAATGACAAGGGCACCATTTTCGACAGCGCCACCTCCTATTGGTGCACAGCAGCCGACGGGCCAAATGTAGCAGCCGGTGGCGCCGGCGAACTGCTGCGCGACCGCGCAACAGAACGGGTACTGTACACCTACACGGGCAGCAACAGCGCCCTTAACCACAGCAGCAACATGTTCACGGCCACCAACACGGTTTTAACAGCCGCCACGGACGCTGACCCTCCGGGCTTAGGCCTCAGCCTCGATGACATCAATGCCGTGCATCGAGGCGTGGCTGAAGACTGGCCCTTGGGCAGCCTGTTGCACTTTCAGCCTTTGGTAGAACATTACGATATCGACAACGATGGCGCCTACGATGGTTCCGGCGACAAATCCGTCATTTTTGTCGGTGGCAACGATGGTTTGCTGCATTGTTTTGATGACAGCACAGGCGAAGAGCTTTGGGGCTTTATTCCGCCTGATCTGTTATCCAATATCAACCTGCTGAGCAGTGCAGATGATCTGCTCTACTTTGTCGATGGCAACGCCAGTCTGTATCACTATGACGACGATGGTAGTGCCAATACCCCTGACAAAAAATTACTCATCTTCGGTCAGCGGCGCGGCGGTTTCAGCTACACCACTTTGGATGTGACCAATCACAGTGCACCGCTATATAAATACAGTATCGATGCGGACCACCTCGGTAGTGGCCAAGAGGTTTTGGGACAATCCTGGGCAGAACCCCAACCGTGCCGCATGGGCTACATGGATAACTCTACCTACAAAACCAAGGATGTTTTCTTCCTATCAGGCGGTTACGACATCAACCAAGACAAGGAAGGGGAAGAAAAAGCAACAGAAGACAGCATAGGCCGCGCCGTATTTGCCATTGACGCACAGACGGGCGCGTTGTTCAGTAACTGCCTGTTCAGTCACTCTAACTATGCTTCTATGACCCATTCCATTATTGACGCCGCCGCTTATCCCAGCCCATACACAGGAACCAGCACCCGCATCTACGCCGGTGATCTGAATGGAAATCTTTTCGCGTTCCGAGATGACATCTTCCATCGTAATCGTGATGCCAGCAAAAGCGCTGATTTTGAGGGCAAATACGACGGCCAAGAAGATGGGAACTGGGAGCAGAAATTGAAACTGTATAGCGCCCCAGGCAAGAAAATCTGGTACGCTCCAGAAATTACCTACGAATATTATCCGGTTAATTTTACCTACCCCGCCAACGAAACCGGCGGCTCTAGCGAAGAGATTCGTACCGAATACCGAGTAGGCGACTTCGTATTCTTTGGCACCGGCGACCGTTCGCGCCCGAATGAAACAGGCACCGTTAATGTTTTCTACGCCATAAAAAACAACTGGCAGTGGCCTGACAATTCACCCACAATCATCGAAGCCTATGTCGATAAAAATGACAATGGTACAGTAAAAGCAAAATCCGACAATCACATAATTACTGATGAAGAATATTTCATTCTTGATGTCACTGACAATCGGATCCATGACCAGCAAGTAGATGAACAAGTGCGTATTGATTTTAATAATTTCGTAAAGACTGCTCTTAAGAAACCAAACAACAGGGGATGGTTCCTGCGCTTGATCGAGAAAAATGGCAGTTCTGTAGGTGAAAAGCTGGTTTCATCACCTCTTATTTTCTCTGGTATTGTCCTTTTCACTACCTTCGTCCCTGAATCAAATGCCGATGGAAGCTGTGACGCCGGGAATGATCCCTGTGCCAGCCCAGGCAGCAGTGGAACAGGCTATCTTTATGCGTTGGATTATCTTACCGGCGCAGACGCCTTTAACCTCGTTGAAGAACGACGTTTACCCTTGGCAAAATCCGGCATTCCACCAGCACCGACACTAATCGTGACAGAAGAGGGGCCGATCGTTTTAGTCGGAACACAAGGCCCCTCAGATGATGATGAGGATGACGATATTGACCCTTGGCCAGACTTGAAGAAAAATGTAGTTGAGCGATTTTTCTGGCGGCAGTTAAACCTTAATTAA
- a CDS encoding tetratricopeptide repeat protein — translation MTVEQHLARADALVEQRDYLGAAEAVGRASRQRPGAISLVLRQGELLEAAGRPEAARKAYLRGLDEESADLVEKQELHYRLFLLLTLKLADAAGARPLLTQLPAGSPRHLDAQGVLAYADGRYQEALVLFEQARDATADQDLRARVLYHTALAYERAGDADLARLALFHAVNQAQSLGVRKDIERFFSRLQAHNP, via the coding sequence ATGACCGTCGAGCAACATCTGGCGCGCGCCGATGCCCTGGTCGAGCAGCGGGATTACCTGGGCGCGGCCGAAGCGGTGGGGCGTGCCTCGCGGCAGCGGCCCGGTGCGATTTCTCTCGTTCTCCGCCAGGGGGAATTGCTGGAAGCCGCCGGTCGACCCGAGGCGGCGCGCAAGGCCTATCTGCGTGGGTTGGACGAGGAGAGCGCCGATCTTGTTGAGAAACAGGAGTTGCACTATCGCTTGTTCTTGCTGCTGACGCTGAAGCTTGCCGATGCGGCGGGCGCCAGGCCGCTGCTGACCCAGTTGCCCGCCGGCTCCCCCCGCCATCTCGACGCCCAAGGGGTGCTGGCTTATGCGGACGGTCGTTATCAGGAGGCCCTGGTCCTCTTCGAACAGGCCCGGGATGCCACCGCCGACCAGGATCTGCGCGCCCGGGTTCTCTATCATACGGCCCTGGCCTATGAGCGGGCCGGGGATGCCGATCTCGCCCGTCTGGCCCTCTTTCACGCCGTCAACCAGGCCCAGAGCCTGGGGGTGCGCAAGGACATCGAACGTTTTTTCTCCCGACTACAAGCCCATAACCCCTGA
- a CDS encoding SAM-dependent methyltransferase: MDIPRIFNITESAHRIHNPITPEKLATLGEALRLEAGARVLDLGSGSGEMLCTWARDHGIVGTGIDLSRLFTDQAKHRAEELGVADQVRFIHDDAAGYVADEKVEVAACVGATWIGGGVAGTIELLARSLRPGGIILIGEPYWRQLPPTEAVAQGCLAHAISDFLSLPELLASFCSLGCDVVEMVLADQDGWDRYEAAKWLTMRRWLEANPDDEMAQEVRTQLTSEPERYAAYTREYLGWGVFALMPR; encoded by the coding sequence ATGGACATCCCCCGCATCTTCAACATCACCGAAAGCGCTCACCGCATCCACAACCCGATCACCCCCGAAAAGCTCGCCACTCTCGGCGAGGCGCTGCGGCTGGAAGCGGGTGCTCGGGTGCTCGACCTCGGCAGCGGTTCGGGGGAGATGCTGTGTACCTGGGCGCGCGATCACGGTATCGTCGGCACCGGCATCGACCTGAGCCGGCTCTTTACCGATCAGGCGAAACACCGTGCCGAAGAACTCGGCGTTGCCGATCAGGTCCGGTTCATCCATGACGATGCCGCCGGCTATGTTGCCGACGAGAAGGTCGAGGTGGCGGCCTGTGTCGGCGCCACCTGGATCGGCGGGGGCGTCGCCGGCACCATCGAGCTGCTGGCGCGGAGCCTGCGCCCCGGCGGGATCATCCTCATCGGTGAGCCCTACTGGCGGCAGTTGCCGCCGACGGAAGCGGTCGCCCAGGGCTGTCTCGCCCACGCCATCTCCGACTTCCTCTCCCTTCCCGAACTCCTCGCCTCTTTCTGCTCCCTGGGCTGCGACGTTGTCGAAATGGTGCTGGCCGACCAAGACGGCTGGGACCGCTACGAGGCGGCCAAATGGTTGACCATGCGCCGCTGGCTCGAAGCCAATCCCGACGACGAGATGGCCCAGGAAGTTCGCACCCAACTGACCTCGGAACCCGAGCGCTACGCCGCTTACACCCGCGAATACTTGGGCTGGGGCGTGTTCGCACTGATGCCGCGATGA
- a CDS encoding NCS2 family permease: MLERLFQLHRHGTTPRTEVVAGMTTFLTGAYIIFVHPSMLALTGMDQGALTTVTCLVAAFGTLLVALWANAPLMMAPGMGLNAFFTYTLVLGEGVPWQTALGVVFLSGLFFLVLTWLGVRERLARAIPLTLRLAASVGIGLFIAFIGLQNLGLVVKSDAVLVQLGTFDAPARLGLFGLFVVILLEVKRVRGAMLLGILGTAALGILLGVSPWPQGIVALPPSPAPIALQLDILGALQISLWASIFSFMFVDLFDSLGTLLAVCREAGMADPHGEIPHLPRMLTADALATVGGALLGTSTTTTFVESASGVSDGGRTGLTGVVTAGLFLLAAFFTPLIAAVPAYATAPALIMVGIFMMRGIGQIDFYDFEEAAPAFLTVLLMPLTYSIANGLAFGFISYVAIKVALGKARECDPFLLGTAAFSLGSLLI; this comes from the coding sequence ATGCTCGAACGCCTCTTTCAGTTGCACCGGCACGGTACCACCCCCCGCACCGAAGTTGTCGCCGGCATGACCACCTTTCTCACCGGCGCCTACATCATCTTCGTCCACCCCTCGATGCTCGCCCTGACCGGTATGGACCAGGGCGCCCTGACCACCGTCACCTGCCTGGTCGCCGCGTTCGGCACCCTGCTGGTGGCGCTCTGGGCCAACGCCCCGTTGATGATGGCGCCGGGCATGGGGCTGAACGCCTTTTTCACCTACACCCTGGTTCTCGGTGAGGGGGTGCCCTGGCAGACCGCCCTGGGCGTCGTTTTTCTTTCCGGCCTGTTTTTCCTGGTGCTCACCTGGCTGGGGGTGCGGGAACGCCTGGCCCGGGCCATCCCCCTGACCTTGCGCCTCGCCGCCTCCGTCGGCATCGGCCTCTTCATCGCCTTTATCGGCTTGCAGAATCTTGGCCTGGTGGTCAAAAGCGACGCGGTGCTGGTGCAGTTGGGCACCTTTGACGCTCCCGCCCGCCTCGGGCTTTTCGGGCTCTTTGTGGTCATCCTCCTCGAAGTCAAGCGGGTGCGCGGCGCCATGCTGCTGGGGATTCTCGGCACCGCCGCCCTGGGTATTCTGCTTGGCGTCTCTCCCTGGCCGCAGGGGATTGTCGCTCTGCCGCCGTCGCCGGCGCCCATCGCCCTGCAGTTGGATATCCTCGGCGCCTTGCAGATCTCCCTCTGGGCCAGCATTTTCTCCTTCATGTTCGTCGATCTCTTCGACAGCCTCGGCACCCTGCTGGCGGTCTGCCGGGAGGCGGGCATGGCCGATCCGCATGGGGAAATCCCCCATCTGCCGCGGATGCTCACCGCCGATGCCCTGGCCACGGTCGGCGGCGCCCTGCTCGGCACCAGCACCACCACCACCTTCGTCGAATCGGCGAGCGGCGTCTCCGACGGCGGCCGCACCGGCTTGACCGGGGTCGTTACCGCCGGACTCTTCCTCTTGGCGGCCTTTTTCACCCCGCTGATCGCCGCCGTTCCCGCCTACGCCACCGCCCCGGCCCTGATCATGGTCGGCATCTTCATGATGCGCGGTATCGGCCAGATCGATTTCTACGACTTCGAAGAGGCGGCCCCGGCCTTTCTCACCGTGCTGCTCATGCCCCTGACCTATTCCATCGCCAACGGCCTGGCCTTCGGATTCATCTCCTATGTGGCGATCAAAGTCGCCTTGGGCAAGGCGCGGGAATGCGATCCCTTTCTGCTCGGAACGGCGGCATTTTCCCTGGGCAGTCTGCTTATTTGA
- a CDS encoding phosphoribosylaminoimidazolesuccinocarboxamide synthase — translation MSTTLTQSTFSDLKLVNRGKVRDIYDLGEYLLLVTTDRISAFDVIMNEGIPHKGFVLTQISKFWFEQMADIIPNHIVATEVSDFPAVTHQYRDQLEGRSMLVKKAKPLPVECIVRGYVSGSGWKEYQQTGSICGISLPAGLVESQQLPEPIFTPSTKAELGEHDENIPFSKVVDLCGQEIAETISNTTLEIYKRARALADTKGIIIADTKFEFGIFEDRVIWIDEALTPDSSRFWPKDLYRPGGPQPSFDKQFLRDYLETLDWGKKAPAPPLPAEIVRKTGEKYIEALYRITGMKP, via the coding sequence ATGTCAACGACACTGACCCAGAGCACTTTCAGCGATCTCAAGCTCGTCAACCGGGGCAAGGTTCGGGATATCTACGACCTGGGCGAATACCTGCTGCTGGTGACCACCGACCGCATCTCCGCCTTTGACGTCATCATGAACGAAGGTATCCCGCACAAGGGCTTCGTGCTGACCCAGATTTCCAAATTCTGGTTCGAACAGATGGCCGACATCATCCCCAACCATATCGTCGCCACCGAAGTGAGCGATTTCCCCGCCGTCACTCATCAGTACCGCGATCAGCTCGAAGGGCGCAGCATGCTGGTGAAAAAGGCCAAGCCGCTCCCCGTCGAATGCATCGTGCGCGGGTACGTTTCCGGCTCGGGCTGGAAGGAGTACCAGCAGACCGGCAGCATCTGCGGCATTTCCCTCCCCGCTGGGCTGGTGGAGAGCCAGCAGCTCCCCGAGCCGATCTTCACCCCGTCGACCAAGGCGGAGCTCGGCGAGCATGACGAGAATATCCCCTTTTCCAAGGTCGTTGATCTTTGCGGCCAGGAGATTGCCGAGACCATCAGCAACACGACCCTGGAGATCTACAAGCGCGCCCGCGCTCTGGCCGATACCAAGGGGATCATCATCGCCGATACCAAGTTCGAATTCGGCATATTCGAGGATCGGGTGATCTGGATCGACGAAGCCCTGACCCCCGACTCCTCGCGCTTCTGGCCTAAGGATCTCTATCGTCCCGGCGGTCCGCAGCCGAGCTTCGACAAGCAGTTTCTGCGCGACTATCTCGAAACCCTCGACTGGGGTAAAAAAGCTCCGGCGCCGCCGTTGCCGGCGGAGATCGTGCGCAAGACCGGCGAAAAATATATCGAGGCGCTTTATCGCATCACCGGGATGAAGCCCTGA
- a CDS encoding type IV pilus modification PilV family protein: MYPKLLSDSSGFTLIEVLITLVIFAVGILGLALMQISAIKGNSVANRVTEAANIASDQIEQIFSWDYNDNRLEEDTNGTYTLTNGADQVADGHRLDAGGNYDIIWNVQENTPVADSKTVAVTVIWFDKGQSKALILSTIKTP, translated from the coding sequence ATGTACCCAAAACTTTTGTCCGATTCTTCCGGTTTCACCCTGATTGAGGTACTCATCACCCTGGTGATCTTTGCCGTCGGCATTCTGGGGCTGGCCCTGATGCAGATTTCGGCCATCAAGGGCAACTCCGTTGCCAACCGGGTTACAGAAGCAGCCAACATCGCCAGTGATCAAATCGAACAGATTTTCAGCTGGGATTATAACGACAACCGCCTTGAAGAAGACACGAACGGCACCTATACCCTCACCAATGGCGCAGATCAAGTTGCCGACGGCCATCGATTGGATGCCGGTGGCAACTATGACATCATCTGGAATGTTCAGGAAAATACCCCGGTAGCGGACAGCAAAACTGTAGCTGTCACCGTCATCTGGTTTGACAAGGGGCAGAGCAAGGCACTCATCCTGTCCACTATAAAGACCCCATAA